The Virgibacillus sp. SK37 region TTCGCCATTTTACTAAGTGAATTCCCTGTTAATGGGGCTATAACCATACAATCAAGTGGGTATTTCGGACCAAGCGGCTCAGCTTCCTGCATTGTTGTGATTACAGACTTGCCTGTAATCTTTTCGATTTTGTCAATATGATCTTCTGCATTACCGAATTTAGTATCTGTAGACCTTACCGTATACGTAACAATTGGTACAACCTCTGCTTTTTGCTCCATTAACCTCTCTAATTGAGGAAAAACTTGATCATAGGTACAATGAGACCCAGTAAAACCGAATCCAATACGCTTACCTTCCAGACTCATACTATATCCCCTCTCCTTTCATTTCTAAACCTTCTAATTGCTTAATATAAACTGTTTAATAACATCTGCCAGTATTTTACCGGCTGTTTTCGGAGCTACCATGCCTGGTAAGCTTGGTGATAGAATAGCCTTAATGCCCCGCTGCTCAGCATAATCGAAGTCTGTTCCTCCAGGTTTGGAAGCTAAATCAATTATCAAGGCATTAGAAGGAAGTTGTTGGATGGATTGCTTTCCCACCACTGGTGCTGGAATAGTATTAATGATTAAATCACATAAAGCTGTATTATTAGGTAATTCCTCTAATGGAATTGGATTTAACCCCATCTCATCAATCCTCGCTAGATCCTTTATGCTACTTGCACTTACCGAAACTTTCGCTCCCAATGCTGAAAATTTGTTAGCCACTGTATGACCCACTCTTCCAAACCCGACTACAATAACACGTGAAGAATGAATCGTATAATCAGTATGTTCAATTGCCATCATAATTGTTCCTTCTGCAGTTGGAATTGAATTATATATTGCTACATCATCCCTGTTCAATAAAGCTTCTAAGTGGACGTTTGCACTTACCGTGGCTTCCTTCAGATAGTCATTAGCTATTCCTGTAAACACCAAGCATGAGCTTTTTAATTTTTTAAACCATTGTTTTTCTAAACGAATTTTTTTATCCGAAAAAACAGTATCAACATTTCCCTCCATATCGGTTCCTGTAATTGGTAAAATAACAGTATCCAATTTGGAAGGTTCTATATCATTAAATTCAATTTGCTGTGATCCTGTGAATCCTTGTGCTAATTTATCAAAACCTACAAGGAAAATGGTTGTTTCGGTTAGAGTCTGCAGTTGACGAATTAATTCTAAATAACGTGCATCCCCACCTATAACTGCAATCTGTCTTTGCCCCATTTATATAAACACCCTCCAAACTTTGTGCTTCTGAATTAACTTCTTTATAGCTTATGTGCGTTCGTTATGTTAGTGATTCGCATAGTAAAATTTCCAATAAAAAAGGCTGATACCCCTTAGAGTAATCAGCCTATATAATAGTTAATTTGCTTCATCTTCCAAATACTTTCTATTTGAGACAATCGATTCGTACCGAGGAAATGAGAATAGCTTTCTGTGATCAATGACGACAGGTATTTCAACCTTTTCAAAATTCATCTTATCTTGTCTGGATCAATAATGATCATGTCATCCCCTATTTTCCTTATCGAATCCCAGCGTATCCTTGTTTCCTCACCTTCTTTTTTTAGACCAAACCATTTGTAATTAGGAATAATAAAAGATTCAATTTGTCCGGTCCTTTCGTTGATTTCCATATCCGTCTGCCCCAAAATACCCAACCTTGCTCCTTGGTTTACATCAACTATCTCTTTCCCGCTTATTTCTTTATAACGCATGAAAGATCCACCTCCTCCTTGTCCTTTAATATATATGCAAAAAAAGCATTTCAAATGTTGATTAGAGATCTTCTCTTTCACAGTTCAGCTTTTCTTAAGGTTTGAAATATGAAGGTGTAATTGGTTTCAACCAAAACATCTTATCTTCTGAAGAACAGGGGTACCCCAAATAGTTGAAGTTAATTCGCCGTAACGAGAATTAATCAGCAGTAGAACATTTTTATTGGCATAGACAGCGCCTCCTGTCATGACATCCTGCATGTTTGACACTCTTTTACCAATTAGGGTTAAAAGAAAAAAGTGGGGCGGTTAACGTATTCTTAGTAAATAGTTTTTATTTCAAATGTTGAGGCTCAAAAGTTACTTCGTACATTCACAGTTGGTGGAAACTGCGACCTAACTTTGTTGATGAAAAGCTCAGTGAAATATTTGAGGGAAATTGCCCCATTGATTTTCGTTGCATGCGGACGCTTTCACACCTCCGGGTACAAGCGCGACATCTGTTCGTAACCTCACAGTGTCTTCTTTGCCGCCCGGCATGACTTCAGCCGCTTCCTCCGCTACGCTCCGTTTAGTGTCTTCAGCTCATGCTATTCCGGCAGAAGTCGCGGGCCAACAGGACGTTGGTCATGCAATCGTTGCCACAAATGTTTTCGATGGGACGAGTTAGCGCAGTCCCAGGACGTGGCGTTCTTAGATTGCCGCACTCCACTCCAATCAATTCTTACACAGCATATTTCGGGTGTATGCTAACGCATTTTTTCAGTAGATACTAGCGAAGGGGAAATATGGAGACTCCTCGAAAATGAAAATACACATTTTCTTCGTGCGATGCCTTGCTGACGAAGCTTTCCTTGTCCTGCGGGAGGAGAGGCCTCGATGAGACCCCGGAACGCGGTATAGGGGCTGGAAGGCTAAAGTCGCGACGTCCTGGGGCTGCGCATACTCGCCCCATCAAAACCCATTGTCGCAACGCCTTCATGACCAACATCGTGTTGGCACGAGGTTCATCAGCCGCCCGCGGAAAGCGGAATATTTCCCCGTAGCGGTGATTTACGCAGCCTCTATATTCTTAGTTAGTTCGGAGTTTATCTATTTTGCGAATCATTGAATGACCCCAGTAATTTAAAAACAGTAAATAAAAATCCGAACTGATTCATCTTAATTATAAATCTTAGTTCGGATTTCTTCTTAATTTATTTAGTTATATCCCGATTTTATTTTAATGCTTCGGGAGCAATGAGTGCAGAAGATGGTGATTGGCTAAAAATCATGTCAATTACCTTTTTAACGGAGCGATGATCCACAGCATCAATTTCCTTAATCATCTCATCAAGTGTTCGATGGCGCTGTAATATTAACTCGTTTTTACCATTTCTGCTCATACGACTATTTGTACTTTCTAAGCTAAGCACCAAATTTCCTTTGAGTTGCTCTTTGCTATTGGTCAACTCTTTATCTGTCAAACCTTGATCAGCAAATTGTTTAATTGCATTATTTATGGTTTCTTCCAGTAATGGCAACTGTTCCTTCCCAGTTCCTGCATAAATAGTCAATAAGCCATTATCCAAAAATGAGGAGTGATAAGAGAATACAGAGTAAGCAAGCCCCTTCTTTTCCCGTACTTCTTGAAATAAGCGGGAACTCATGCTACCACCCAGTACATTATTCATTATAATTAAACTATAAATATCCTCATGTCCAACATCCAGGCCATCATAACCGATACATAGATGTGCCTGTTCTGTATCCTTATGTCTTTTAATTTGTCCATTTTCAAAAGACGGCTTGGAAATTGAATACACATGTTGATCATACGTATAATTACCAAAGTGACTTTCAATTTTTTTAATGAAAGAATCATCCACATTACCTGCTACAGATACAACAACATTTTCAGGTATATAATGTTTCCTAATATAGTCTCTTAATGTATCAGGAACAAATGTTTTAAGCTGTTTTTCTGTTCCTAATATAGGATAGCCAAGCGGATGTTCGCCATATGAAGCACGTGCCAACAGATCATGGATGATATCATCTGGAGTGTCTTCATACATTTTTATTTCTTCATAGACAACTTTCTTTTCTCTTTCCATCTCTTCTTCATCAAATTGTGAGTGGAAGAACATATCTGAAAGTATTTCCAATGCATATTCTTTGTGTGTATCTAATACTTTTGCATAAAAGCAAGTATATTCTTTTGAAGTAAATGCATTAACTTGACCCCCGATAGAATCAAAAGCCTCTGCAATATCTTGAGCAGTTCTAGTCGCTGTTCCTTTGAAAAACATATGCTCCAGGAAATGTGAGATCCCATTATTGGCTTCTACTTCATTTCTTGATCCTGTTAAAACCCAAATACCAATAGTGACGGAACGCACGGAAGGCATAGATTCAGAAACAATTCTTAATCCATTTTTAGCTGTGTGTTTTTCTATCAAAGTGAGTTTCCTCCCAATTTTGTAAGTATACTAATTATCTTTCCTCATTAAGAAGCTTTTCAATCGTACCCAGTTTAAAACCTTTTTGTTTAACTAATTTTATAAGAGGACCTATTCCCTCTGCAATTGATTCTGTTGGATGCATAAGAATAGTAGCGCCTGGGTGCAATTTATCGTTTACTCGGTTTATCATAACAGATACTGTCGGATTCTTCCAATCAATCGTATCAACAGTCCATAAAATCGTATGCATATTCAAATTATGGGCAGCATCCACCACATGTTGATTATAGCTGCCGCTTGGAGGAGCAAACCACTTAGGTTTTTCGTCTATTATTGCTTTAATAATTTCATTGGTGCTGGAAATTTGCTCTGTATTTTTTTGGTTAGAAAGGCGCGCCATATCTGGATGATCATACGCATGATTTCCTATTACATGTCCTTGTTCATTAATCATCTTAACTATTTCTGCATTTTCTTTTGCCCATTTCCCCTCAATGAAAAAGGTAGCTTTCACCTTCTCTTTTTTTAGTTCATTCAATATGTCAGGTATATATTCAGCACCCCAGGAAACATTGATGAGAAAAGCAACCATTTCCTTCTCTGGGTGACCACGGTAAATCGGAGATGAAGGTAAATCATCAATGGATATTTTAGGTGAGGTTTGTTCAAGGCTAAGCAAGTTTTCGTCAAATTCACCTATTTCTTTCATATTTTTATAAGACTTTTCTATATTTACTTGTAATCCATTTCTACCTGGAGTTTTTTTCCAAACCTTATCAATATATGCATCCTCAGCTTCCTCAGCATATTCACTGCTTTTCTGTGCAATTTCCTGGTATAAAGGATCTCTCTTAGCTGCAGTTTGAATCAATTCTTCTCCTTCTTGTTCAGAAAAAGGATTATAATCCAAATTAAAAGAAATTCCAACTACCAGCACAAATAAACAAAAAATAATTAATTGTCGTAAACGATCCACCGCAATCCCCTCCCATATTATATA contains the following coding sequences:
- a CDS encoding YlmC/YmxH family sporulation protein, whose amino-acid sequence is MRYKEISGKEIVDVNQGARLGILGQTDMEINERTGQIESFIIPNYKWFGLKKEGEETRIRWDSIRKIGDDMIIIDPDKIR
- a CDS encoding polysaccharide deacetylase family protein; this encodes MDRLRQLIIFCLFVLVVGISFNLDYNPFSEQEGEELIQTAAKRDPLYQEIAQKSSEYAEEAEDAYIDKVWKKTPGRNGLQVNIEKSYKNMKEIGEFDENLLSLEQTSPKISIDDLPSSPIYRGHPEKEMVAFLINVSWGAEYIPDILNELKKEKVKATFFIEGKWAKENAEIVKMINEQGHVIGNHAYDHPDMARLSNQKNTEQISSTNEIIKAIIDEKPKWFAPPSGSYNQHVVDAAHNLNMHTILWTVDTIDWKNPTVSVMINRVNDKLHPGATILMHPTESIAEGIGPLIKLVKQKGFKLGTIEKLLNEER
- the dpaB gene encoding dipicolinate synthase subunit B — its product is MSLEGKRIGFGFTGSHCTYDQVFPQLERLMEQKAEVVPIVTYTVRSTDTKFGNAEDHIDKIEKITGKSVITTMQEAEPLGPKYPLDCMVIAPLTGNSLSKMANALTDSPVLMAAKATMRNQSPVVLGISTNDALGLNGVNLMRLMASKFIYFIPYGQDDPYKKPNSLVAKMDLLSETVESALQFKQLQPVIVPHHD
- the dpaA gene encoding dipicolinic acid synthetase subunit A; its protein translation is MGQRQIAVIGGDARYLELIRQLQTLTETTIFLVGFDKLAQGFTGSQQIEFNDIEPSKLDTVILPITGTDMEGNVDTVFSDKKIRLEKQWFKKLKSSCLVFTGIANDYLKEATVSANVHLEALLNRDDVAIYNSIPTAEGTIMMAIEHTDYTIHSSRVIVVGFGRVGHTVANKFSALGAKVSVSASSIKDLARIDEMGLNPIPLEELPNNTALCDLIINTIPAPVVGKQSIQQLPSNALIIDLASKPGGTDFDYAEQRGIKAILSPSLPGMVAPKTAGKILADVIKQFILSN
- a CDS encoding pitrilysin family protein, with protein sequence MIEKHTAKNGLRIVSESMPSVRSVTIGIWVLTGSRNEVEANNGISHFLEHMFFKGTATRTAQDIAEAFDSIGGQVNAFTSKEYTCFYAKVLDTHKEYALEILSDMFFHSQFDEEEMEREKKVVYEEIKMYEDTPDDIIHDLLARASYGEHPLGYPILGTEKQLKTFVPDTLRDYIRKHYIPENVVVSVAGNVDDSFIKKIESHFGNYTYDQHVYSISKPSFENGQIKRHKDTEQAHLCIGYDGLDVGHEDIYSLIIMNNVLGGSMSSRLFQEVREKKGLAYSVFSYHSSFLDNGLLTIYAGTGKEQLPLLEETINNAIKQFADQGLTDKELTNSKEQLKGNLVLSLESTNSRMSRNGKNELILQRHRTLDEMIKEIDAVDHRSVKKVIDMIFSQSPSSALIAPEALK